Proteins from a genomic interval of Bradyrhizobium sp. CCGB01:
- a CDS encoding PAS domain-containing sensor histidine kinase — protein MTSADTSAAHFDTAPAEEPRRWSVRRWLAPLAVAMALLSALLTFLVLTGLTKIEPTPEVVRSFYLINAATILLLVGIIVRELWQLILARRRGRAAARLHVQIVSLFSIVAVLPAVLVAVVANVTIERGLDRLFSGPTKEVIQNSLTIARAYMQDHAQLIRGDILGMANDIAHARPLYDQDRRSFRELLTASAGSRNLPGAMIIDKNTNILESADTGMRLAYSPPAPDFLSNVNESEPEIAVLPDASFVAAVIRLRAFSDTFLYVARPLDPNVVQQLKQTEVSVAEYAQIESRRLGIQVAFALMFAVIALTILMASVLIGLNFANSLVSPIRRLMNAAHTVSTGDLHVQVPVHQSEGDLAQLGETFNKMTQELRSQRDELVNASDLIDSRRRFIEAVLSSASAGIIGVDTSGSVGILNRSAEKLIGHSEAETLGHPLSDVLPELDEMMKTAREGTQRLVQGQITITRDGTERNLSVRVSAEKNQPHDSYIITLDDITELVSAQRTSAWGDVARRIAHEIKNPLTPIQLSAERIRRKFGKDITETKDKQIFEQCTDTIVRQVDDIRRMVDEFSRFARMPKPVMEGEDVADTVRQAVFLMKVAHPEIDIEAEFRDDPLRAQFDRRLISQAVTNIVKNATEAIEQVPPEELGKGRIDVVVSREGEDVLIDVIDNGIGLPKVARSRLLEPYVTTRAKGTGLGLAIVGRVLEDHGGRIELKDASDFREGQRGAWMRMRFAISGAPPKSEETGQAPTAANAVTETARPPETDKTPETKQPAAETNEPAEKTNDSPKIEASTGS, from the coding sequence ATGACCAGCGCAGATACCTCGGCCGCACACTTTGACACGGCCCCAGCGGAAGAGCCCCGGCGTTGGTCGGTACGGCGCTGGCTGGCGCCGCTTGCCGTCGCAATGGCGTTGCTGTCGGCGCTCCTGACCTTTCTGGTCCTGACTGGCCTGACGAAGATCGAGCCGACGCCGGAGGTGGTGCGCTCGTTCTACCTGATCAATGCGGCCACGATCCTGCTGCTGGTCGGCATCATCGTCCGCGAGCTCTGGCAGCTGATCCTGGCGCGTCGGCGGGGCCGGGCGGCGGCCCGCCTCCATGTCCAGATCGTCAGCCTGTTCTCGATCGTGGCGGTGCTGCCGGCGGTGCTGGTCGCCGTGGTTGCCAACGTCACCATCGAGCGCGGCCTCGACCGGCTGTTCTCCGGCCCGACCAAGGAGGTGATCCAGAATTCGCTGACGATCGCGCGTGCCTACATGCAGGACCACGCGCAGCTGATCCGCGGCGACATTCTCGGCATGGCCAATGACATTGCCCACGCCCGGCCGCTCTACGACCAGGACCGCCGCTCGTTCCGCGAGCTGCTGACCGCCAGCGCCGGCTCGCGCAATCTGCCGGGCGCGATGATCATCGACAAGAACACCAACATCCTGGAATCCGCCGACACCGGCATGCGGCTGGCCTATTCGCCGCCGGCGCCGGACTTCCTCAGCAACGTCAACGAATCCGAGCCCGAGATCGCGGTGCTGCCCGATGCGAGCTTCGTTGCCGCGGTGATCCGCCTGCGCGCCTTCAGCGACACCTTCCTCTATGTCGCGCGGCCGCTGGATCCGAATGTGGTTCAACAGCTCAAGCAGACCGAGGTCAGCGTCGCCGAATACGCCCAGATCGAGTCGCGCCGGCTCGGCATCCAGGTCGCCTTCGCCTTGATGTTCGCGGTGATCGCGCTGACCATCCTGATGGCCTCGGTCCTGATCGGCCTCAACTTCGCCAACTCGCTGGTCTCGCCGATCCGGCGGCTGATGAACGCGGCCCACACGGTCTCGACCGGCGACCTCCACGTGCAGGTGCCCGTGCACCAGTCCGAAGGCGATCTCGCCCAGCTGGGCGAGACCTTCAACAAGATGACGCAGGAATTGCGCAGCCAGCGCGACGAGCTCGTCAACGCCAGCGATCTCATCGACAGCCGTCGCCGCTTCATCGAGGCCGTGCTGTCCTCGGCGAGCGCCGGCATCATCGGCGTCGACACGTCAGGCAGCGTCGGCATCCTCAACCGCTCCGCCGAGAAGCTGATCGGGCACTCCGAAGCGGAGACGCTCGGCCATCCGCTGTCCGACGTGCTGCCCGAGCTCGACGAGATGATGAAGACGGCGCGGGAAGGGACCCAGCGCCTGGTGCAGGGCCAGATCACGATCACGCGCGACGGCACCGAGCGCAACCTGTCGGTCCGCGTCAGCGCCGAGAAGAACCAGCCGCACGACAGCTACATCATCACGCTCGACGACATCACCGAGCTGGTCTCGGCGCAGCGCACCTCGGCCTGGGGCGACGTCGCGCGCCGCATCGCCCACGAGATCAAGAACCCGCTGACGCCGATCCAGCTCTCGGCCGAACGCATCCGCCGCAAGTTCGGCAAGGACATCACCGAGACCAAGGACAAGCAGATCTTCGAGCAGTGCACCGACACCATTGTGCGCCAGGTCGACGATATCCGCCGCATGGTCGACGAGTTCTCGCGCTTCGCGCGGATGCCGAAGCCGGTGATGGAGGGCGAGGACGTCGCCGACACCGTGCGGCAGGCGGTGTTCCTGATGAAGGTCGCCCATCCCGAGATCGATATCGAGGCCGAGTTCAGGGACGATCCGCTGCGGGCCCAGTTCGACCGGCGGCTGATCTCGCAGGCGGTCACGAACATCGTCAAGAACGCGACCGAGGCGATCGAGCAGGTCCCGCCGGAGGAGCTCGGCAAGGGCCGCATCGACGTCGTGGTCTCGCGCGAGGGCGAGGACGTGCTGATCGACGTCATCGACAACGGCATCGGCCTGCCCAAGGTCGCGCGTTCGCGGCTCCTCGAGCCTTATGTGACGACACGCGCCAAGGGCACCGGCCTCGGCCTCGCGATCGTCGGCCGCGTGCTTGAAGACCATGGCGGTCGTATCGAGCTGAAGGATGCCTCCGACTTCCGGGAGGGCCAGCGCGGCGCGTGGATGCGGATGCGCTTTGCGATCTCCGGGGCTCCCCCGAAGAGCGAGGAGACCGGGCAGGCACCGACGGCCGCAAACGCGGTCACGGAAACCGCCAGGCCCCCTGAAACAGACAAGACCCCTGAAACAAAACAGCCGGCCGCCGAAACCAATGAGCCGGCTGAAAAGACCAATGATTCACCGAAAATCGAAGCCTCAACAGGCAGCTGA